The following proteins are encoded in a genomic region of Natrinema sp. DC36:
- the thrS gene encoding threonine--tRNA ligase, with translation MSESDSQRQIAVVLPDGSELEVAEDATVEDCAYEIGPGLGSDTIAGKLDGELVAKEQPVYDGAELEIVTNQSEEYLQVMRHSASHCLAQAVERHYDDVDLAIGPPTDEGFYYDFDNLDIDEEDLAALEDEMEEIIAEDYEIEREVVSIDEAEERLADEPYKLELLAEFAEEGDTVTFYRQGEWEDLCAGPHVESTGEIGAVELLEIAGAYWRGDEENTMQTRIYGTAFEDESDLEEFLNRKQEAEKRDHRRIGNEMDLFSIQDVTGPGLPLYHPAGKTVLKELEGFVEDLNEDAGYDYVETPHVFKTDLWHRSGHYENYQDDMFIFDVGDDEFGLKPMNCPGHAAIFQDHSWSYRDLPIRYAENGKVYRKEQRGELSGLSRVWAFTIDDGHLFVRPEQIKSEVEQIMDMITDVLDTFDLEYEMALATRPEKSVGSDEIWDRAEEQLESVLDSHGHEYEVEEGDGAFYGPKIDFAFEDAIGRSWDGPTVQLDFNMPERFDLNYVGEDNEEHRPVMIHRALYGSYERFFMMLIEHYEGRFPLWLAPEQVRVLPISDDNLGYAHRVANEFDDFRVEVDGRDSTLERKIRAAHDDRVPYQIIVGDNEEDDGSISVRDRFEDQEYDVEIEAFRSHLEAEREEQRTEPDFLR, from the coding sequence GAGCTCGAGGTCGCCGAAGACGCCACGGTCGAGGACTGCGCCTACGAGATCGGCCCCGGTCTCGGCAGCGACACGATCGCCGGCAAACTCGACGGCGAACTCGTCGCCAAGGAACAGCCGGTCTACGACGGCGCGGAACTCGAGATCGTCACGAACCAGTCCGAGGAGTACCTGCAGGTCATGCGCCACTCCGCCTCGCACTGTCTCGCACAGGCCGTCGAACGGCACTACGACGATGTCGACCTCGCCATCGGCCCGCCGACGGACGAGGGCTTCTACTACGACTTCGACAACCTCGATATCGACGAGGAAGACCTCGCGGCCCTCGAGGACGAGATGGAAGAGATCATCGCCGAGGACTACGAGATCGAGCGCGAGGTCGTTTCGATCGACGAGGCCGAGGAGCGACTGGCCGACGAGCCCTATAAACTCGAACTCCTCGCGGAGTTCGCCGAGGAGGGAGACACGGTCACGTTCTACAGGCAGGGCGAGTGGGAGGACCTCTGTGCCGGCCCGCACGTCGAGTCGACGGGCGAGATAGGTGCCGTCGAACTGCTCGAGATCGCGGGTGCCTACTGGCGCGGCGACGAGGAGAACACGATGCAGACGCGCATCTACGGCACCGCCTTCGAGGACGAGAGCGATCTCGAGGAGTTCCTCAATCGCAAGCAAGAAGCCGAGAAACGCGATCACCGCCGAATCGGCAACGAGATGGATCTCTTCTCGATCCAGGACGTGACGGGGCCGGGGCTGCCGCTCTATCACCCCGCCGGAAAGACCGTGCTCAAGGAACTCGAGGGATTCGTCGAGGATCTCAACGAAGACGCGGGCTACGACTACGTCGAAACCCCCCACGTCTTCAAGACGGATCTCTGGCACCGCTCGGGTCACTACGAGAACTATCAGGACGACATGTTCATCTTCGACGTCGGCGACGACGAGTTCGGCCTGAAACCGATGAACTGTCCCGGCCACGCGGCTATCTTCCAGGATCACTCCTGGAGCTACCGCGACCTGCCGATCCGCTACGCGGAGAACGGCAAGGTCTACCGCAAAGAGCAGCGCGGCGAACTCTCCGGACTCTCGCGGGTCTGGGCCTTCACGATCGACGACGGCCACCTCTTCGTCCGCCCCGAGCAGATCAAATCGGAGGTCGAGCAGATCATGGACATGATCACGGACGTGTTGGACACGTTCGACCTCGAGTACGAGATGGCCCTCGCCACCCGCCCCGAGAAGTCGGTCGGGAGCGACGAGATCTGGGACCGCGCAGAGGAGCAACTCGAGAGCGTGCTCGACTCACACGGCCACGAGTACGAGGTCGAGGAGGGCGACGGCGCGTTCTACGGGCCGAAGATCGACTTCGCGTTCGAGGACGCCATCGGCCGCTCGTGGGACGGTCCGACGGTCCAGTTGGACTTCAACATGCCCGAGCGCTTCGACCTGAACTACGTCGGCGAGGACAACGAGGAACACCGCCCGGTCATGATCCACCGCGCGCTCTACGGCAGCTACGAGCGGTTCTTCATGATGCTCATCGAGCACTACGAGGGTCGGTTCCCGCTCTGGCTCGCGCCCGAACAGGTCCGCGTGCTGCCCATCTCCGACGACAACCTCGGCTACGCCCACCGCGTCGCCAACGAGTTCGACGACTTCCGCGTCGAGGTCGACGGCCGCGATAGCACCCTGGAGCGGAAGATCCGCGCGGCACACGACGATCGGGTCCCCTACCAGATCATCGTTGGCGACAACGAGGAAGACGACGGCAGTATTTCGGTCCGGGACCGCTTCGAGGACCAGGAGTACGACGTCGAAATCGAGGCGTTCCGGAGCCATCTCGAGGCCGAGCGCGAAGAGCAGCGGACGGAACCGGACTTCCTGCGGTAA
- a CDS encoding universal stress protein, which translates to MARHVLVAVDDSNQSTEALEFACTEYPEATITALYVLDPGDFYAVSGIEGTAMANYDEVQGHHEERAENILETAREQAAEHGVELETEHVLGSVSRSIVDYAAEHDIDHIVVGSHGRTGASRILLGSVAETVARRSPVPVTIVR; encoded by the coding sequence ATGGCACGACACGTTCTCGTGGCGGTCGACGACTCGAACCAGTCTACCGAGGCACTCGAGTTCGCCTGCACGGAGTATCCGGAGGCGACGATCACCGCACTCTACGTCCTCGATCCGGGCGACTTCTACGCGGTCAGCGGCATCGAAGGGACCGCGATGGCGAACTACGACGAGGTACAGGGCCACCACGAGGAGCGAGCCGAGAATATCCTCGAGACGGCGCGCGAACAGGCGGCCGAACACGGCGTCGAACTCGAGACGGAACACGTCCTCGGGAGCGTCTCACGATCGATCGTGGATTACGCCGCCGAACACGATATCGACCACATCGTCGTCGGCAGCCACGGCCGGACTGGCGCGAGTCGAATCCTTCTCGGCAGCGTCGCGGAGACGGTCGCCCGCCGGTCGCCGGTGCCGGTGACGATCGTTCGGTGA
- the glmS gene encoding methylaspartate mutase subunit S, with product MTKTVILGVIGSDAHVVGITILEQALEAAGFDVVNLGVQSSQEEFVEAASANDAEAVLVSSLYGHAKQDCEGFHQRIAESDIDVTTYIGGNLAVGQDDFDETRSFFRKMGFDRVFDSETDPEEAIEALKADLDIRSAESEREGQTVSV from the coding sequence ATGACGAAGACAGTCATCCTCGGCGTGATCGGGTCCGACGCACACGTCGTCGGGATTACCATCCTGGAACAGGCGCTGGAGGCAGCCGGATTCGACGTCGTCAACCTGGGCGTGCAAAGCTCCCAGGAGGAGTTCGTCGAAGCCGCGTCCGCCAACGACGCCGAGGCTGTACTCGTCTCGTCGCTCTACGGCCACGCCAAACAGGACTGCGAGGGCTTCCACCAGCGAATCGCCGAATCCGACATCGACGTCACGACCTACATCGGCGGCAACCTCGCCGTCGGACAGGACGACTTCGACGAGACGCGGTCGTTCTTCCGAAAGATGGGTTTCGATCGGGTCTTCGACTCCGAGACCGACCCCGAGGAGGCCATCGAGGCCCTAAAAGCCGACCTTGACATCCGTTCGGCCGAGTCCGAACGGGAAGGCCAGACCGTCTCGGTCTAA
- the pdhA gene encoding pyruvate dehydrogenase (acetyl-transferring) E1 component subunit alpha, producing MPRSQVAAFSIDRVEILDQEGRVDESLEPEIDDERLLEWYRTMKRSRRLDRRVIALQRRGELGTFAPATGQEAAQVGSTAALDETDWTVPAFREHPSALARGGSAQEIIEYAMGLEEGGAPPEGVPMMPPSIAVGTQPLHAAGIGWAESMNDTESVALTYFGDGATSEGEVYEAMNLAGVYEAQTVFFCQNNQYAISTPLSKQTRAATLAQKAVAAGIEPVQVDGNDILGVYAVTKAAIERARRGVPTLIEATTYRREMHTTADDPSVYRTTEEEEEWEPLDPILRFERYLRDRGILDDETIESIESEIETDLEESLEAARETEATAEQVDMFDYAYAERPPYLERQREAFVADDGHTVAPAEGGQRGDGGSSTSDTGIGEGSGASETAEATEAALEDADRLNMVEAIRGTLRAELERDDDVLVYGQDVGVDGGVFRATQGLLDAFPGRVHDAPVAEAGIVGLGVGLAAAGYRPVAEIQFAGFSFQAFAQIHQHLSRIRHRSRGKITCPMVVRAPYGLGVSALEHHSESYEAGYAHIPGLKVAIPSSARDAAGLLRSAIRSPDPVLFFEPMPLYRAARRPVPDETVVPLGEARVVEEGTDATVIAWGAMVREVEDAVAGLEADIEVIDLRTISPMDTETVLESVRKTGRCVVVHEAPRTGGFAGEIAARISDEAVWSLEAPIERVTGYDVPIPLPAREDAYRPGSERIRAAIERVLAP from the coding sequence ATGCCGCGCTCTCAGGTCGCCGCGTTCTCGATCGATCGCGTCGAGATACTCGATCAGGAGGGTCGGGTCGACGAGTCCCTCGAGCCCGAAATCGACGACGAGCGACTGCTCGAGTGGTACCGGACGATGAAGCGATCGCGGCGACTCGACCGGCGGGTGATCGCTCTCCAGCGACGAGGTGAGCTAGGGACGTTCGCGCCCGCGACGGGGCAGGAGGCCGCCCAAGTCGGGAGCACCGCGGCGCTCGACGAGACCGACTGGACGGTACCCGCGTTCCGCGAACATCCGTCGGCGCTGGCCCGCGGCGGGTCGGCACAGGAAATCATCGAGTACGCGATGGGACTCGAGGAGGGCGGAGCACCGCCCGAGGGCGTGCCGATGATGCCGCCGTCGATCGCCGTGGGGACCCAGCCGCTTCACGCCGCCGGAATCGGCTGGGCGGAGTCGATGAACGATACGGAGTCGGTCGCGCTCACCTACTTCGGGGACGGTGCGACCAGCGAGGGCGAGGTGTACGAGGCGATGAATCTGGCCGGCGTCTACGAGGCCCAGACCGTCTTCTTCTGCCAGAACAACCAGTACGCGATCTCGACGCCGCTGTCGAAACAGACGCGGGCCGCGACCCTCGCCCAGAAAGCCGTCGCCGCGGGGATCGAACCGGTTCAGGTCGACGGCAACGATATTCTGGGCGTCTACGCGGTTACGAAAGCGGCCATCGAGCGCGCTCGGCGCGGCGTGCCGACGCTGATCGAGGCGACGACCTACCGGCGGGAGATGCACACGACGGCGGACGATCCTTCCGTCTACCGGACGACCGAGGAAGAAGAAGAGTGGGAACCGCTGGATCCGATCCTGCGGTTCGAACGCTACCTCCGAGACCGCGGAATTCTCGACGACGAGACCATCGAATCGATCGAGTCCGAGATCGAAACCGATCTCGAGGAGTCACTCGAGGCGGCCCGGGAGACGGAAGCGACCGCCGAACAGGTGGACATGTTCGATTACGCGTACGCGGAACGACCACCGTATCTCGAGCGCCAGCGCGAGGCGTTCGTCGCGGACGACGGGCACACGGTCGCGCCAGCCGAGGGGGGCCAGCGAGGTGACGGTGGGTCATCGACGTCGGACACGGGTATCGGTGAGGGGAGCGGCGCCAGCGAGACGGCAGAAGCCACCGAGGCTGCCCTCGAGGACGCCGACCGACTGAACATGGTCGAAGCCATCCGGGGGACGCTACGCGCCGAACTCGAGCGCGACGACGACGTGCTCGTCTACGGCCAGGACGTCGGCGTCGACGGCGGCGTCTTCCGGGCGACGCAGGGCCTCCTCGACGCCTTCCCCGGTCGGGTTCACGACGCGCCGGTGGCCGAGGCGGGCATCGTCGGCCTCGGCGTCGGCCTCGCGGCGGCGGGCTACCGGCCGGTCGCCGAGATCCAGTTCGCCGGGTTCAGCTTCCAGGCGTTCGCCCAGATTCACCAGCACCTCTCGCGAATTCGCCACCGTTCGCGCGGGAAAATCACCTGTCCGATGGTCGTCCGCGCGCCGTACGGCCTCGGCGTCTCGGCCCTCGAGCACCACTCCGAGAGCTACGAGGCGGGCTACGCCCACATCCCGGGGCTGAAAGTCGCGATCCCCTCGAGCGCACGGGACGCGGCCGGACTGCTGCGCTCGGCCATTCGAAGTCCCGATCCGGTGCTCTTCTTCGAACCCATGCCGCTGTACCGGGCGGCCCGGCGACCGGTCCCCGACGAAACCGTCGTCCCGCTCGGCGAGGCGCGCGTGGTCGAGGAGGGAACTGACGCCACGGTTATCGCGTGGGGCGCGATGGTCCGGGAGGTCGAGGACGCGGTCGCGGGTCTCGAGGCCGATATCGAGGTGATCGACCTGCGGACGATCAGTCCGATGGACACCGAAACGGTCCTCGAGTCCGTCCGCAAGACCGGTCGCTGCGTCGTCGTCCACGAGGCCCCGCGGACGGGCGGGTTCGCCGGCGAGATCGCGGCTCGAATTTCGGACGAGGCCGTCTGGTCGCTCGAGGCACCCATCGAGCGGGTGACGGGCTACGACGTGCCGATTCCGCTTCCAGCCCGCGAGGACGCGTATCGGCCGGGCTCCGAGCGGATTCGGGCGGCAATCGAACGAGTACTCGCTCCGTAG
- a CDS encoding phosphoribosyltransferase family protein: MNRAEKAALQLRAVDVLRMLKETRTYDELAETTGLPAGDLNRYVNGHVLPGADRAREVVDELGREALAEELDARIRVDDEGYVDNSATVFDQPFLDLAAPVVANGFDFERPDVVLTAATDGITLAAALASYYGVRCAYAKKQKETAVEEFIEARQRLQSGIELTYYLPASAIDPGESVLVVDDLIRSGETQELLLDIAHTAEAEVAGVFALIAAGEDGIRRARERTDAPIGSLVTV; encoded by the coding sequence ATGAACAGAGCCGAGAAGGCAGCCCTCCAGCTGCGGGCCGTCGACGTACTGCGGATGTTGAAGGAGACGAGAACGTACGATGAACTCGCCGAGACGACGGGGCTGCCGGCGGGCGATCTCAACCGATACGTCAACGGGCACGTCCTTCCCGGTGCCGATCGCGCGCGCGAGGTCGTCGACGAGCTCGGCCGGGAGGCATTAGCCGAGGAGCTCGACGCGCGCATCCGCGTCGACGACGAGGGGTACGTGGACAATTCGGCAACCGTCTTCGATCAGCCCTTCCTCGATCTGGCCGCGCCGGTCGTGGCCAACGGCTTCGACTTCGAGCGACCCGACGTCGTCCTCACCGCCGCGACCGACGGAATCACGCTCGCGGCGGCGCTCGCGAGCTACTACGGCGTCCGCTGTGCCTACGCGAAAAAGCAAAAGGAGACCGCCGTCGAGGAGTTCATCGAGGCCCGCCAGCGACTCCAGTCCGGAATCGAACTCACCTACTATCTGCCCGCCTCCGCGATCGATCCGGGCGAATCGGTACTGGTCGTCGACGACCTCATTCGCTCGGGCGAGACCCAGGAACTCCTGTTGGACATTGCCCACACCGCCGAGGCCGAGGTCGCCGGCGTCTTCGCGCTCATCGCGGCCGGCGAGGACGGCATTCGGCGCGCCCGCGAACGCACCGACGCCCCGATCGGCTCGCTCGTTACCGTCTGA